The genomic window CCTCAAGGTCTGTTCCTTTAATTGCTGCGTTAAGCTTGTCCACGTATCCTTGGTGGTGCTTGGTGTGGTGAATCTCCATTGTTCGCGCATCAATGTGCGGTTCAAGTGCGTCGTACGCATAAGGTAGTTGTGGTAGTTCGTGTGTCATTGGTATTACCTCCGTATTTCAAATGTTTCGTACTGTTCTGTGGGTGTTCTCCAGGTCTTCTCAACGCTTTCAACTCGAGCGCCAGAAGGACCAATGGTACAAAAGAGTAAGAGTTTTTGCAAGGCTTCCTCCTCTCCTTGCATCACAGCTTCCACGCTTCCATCAGGGTTATTGCGCACCCATCCCGTTACTCGTCGTGATTGTGCATGATCACGCAGAGCAGCCCTAAAAGAAACGCCCTGCACAATGCCCTTGATGATAACGTGAAGTTCTTTTTTCATGTTCGCCTGTATGTAATCGCGTTGAATCGGTAGTTCACCTATGTTCTTTCATTGAACCTTCAAAAATAAATTCCTTGACAGGTTTACGATCTGTTTTTT from Candidatus Woesearchaeota archaeon includes these protein-coding regions:
- a CDS encoding superoxide dismutase, coding for MTHELPQLPYAYDALEPHIDARTMEIHHTKHHQGYVDKLNAAIKGTDLE
- a CDS encoding acylphosphatase (catalyzes the hydrolysis of acylphosphate), with the protein product MKKELHVIIKGIVQGVSFRAALRDHAQSRRVTGWVRNNPDGSVEAVMQGEEEALQKLLLFCTIGPSGARVESVEKTWRTPTEQYETFEIRR